The following are from one region of the Mycolicibacterium helvum genome:
- a CDS encoding gamma-aminobutyraldehyde dehydrogenase, which translates to MTTVKNFINGELVDSISGGTMPIVDPSTGEKYGTAPISNEQDIDSAYAAAAAAFADWKRTTPSHRQKALLSFADDIERHAESLVAAEGRNTGKPNHVTAAEEIPPMVDQIRFFAGAARILEGKSAGEYMADHTSWIRREPVGVIGQVAPWNYPMMMAIWKFCPAIAAGNTVVLKPSDTTPVTTVMLAEIAAKHFGPGVLNVVCGDRVTGAAVVAHPTPQMVSITGSVAAGRAVAVSAGGHLKRTHLELGGKAPVIVFDDADIATAAEGIATAGYFNAGQDCTAATRVLAHAGIAEELIAALAEQAKGAATTFGRAADDEDAWVPPVNNLNQLDRVLGFLSDVPSHATVAAGGNRQGDKGFYIEPTVIGGLLQDDRQVQEEIFGPVITVQSFADEDEALRLANGTEYGLASSVWTRDISRAIRVSNALDFGCVWINTHIPLVAEMPHGGYKSSGHGKDLSMYGFEDYTRIKHVMAYTG; encoded by the coding sequence ATGACAACCGTCAAGAACTTCATCAACGGCGAACTGGTCGACTCCATCAGCGGGGGCACCATGCCGATCGTCGACCCGTCGACGGGTGAAAAGTACGGCACTGCACCGATTTCCAACGAGCAGGACATCGACAGCGCTTACGCTGCGGCAGCTGCGGCGTTCGCCGACTGGAAACGGACCACGCCGTCGCATCGGCAGAAGGCGTTGCTGAGTTTCGCTGACGACATTGAAAGGCATGCGGAAAGCCTGGTCGCGGCCGAAGGCCGGAACACCGGCAAGCCCAACCATGTGACGGCGGCCGAGGAGATCCCGCCGATGGTCGACCAGATCCGGTTCTTCGCAGGTGCCGCAAGGATTTTGGAAGGCAAGTCGGCCGGTGAATACATGGCCGATCACACGTCGTGGATCCGTCGCGAACCGGTCGGGGTGATCGGTCAGGTGGCACCCTGGAACTATCCGATGATGATGGCGATCTGGAAGTTCTGTCCTGCCATCGCCGCGGGCAACACCGTCGTACTCAAGCCCAGCGACACCACGCCGGTAACCACCGTGATGCTGGCCGAGATCGCCGCCAAGCACTTCGGGCCCGGCGTGCTCAACGTCGTGTGCGGCGACCGGGTGACCGGCGCAGCCGTCGTCGCGCATCCGACCCCGCAGATGGTGTCGATCACCGGGTCGGTTGCCGCCGGCCGCGCGGTGGCGGTCAGTGCGGGTGGCCATCTCAAGCGCACCCACCTCGAGTTGGGCGGTAAGGCGCCGGTGATCGTGTTCGACGATGCCGACATCGCCACTGCCGCAGAGGGAATCGCGACCGCCGGTTACTTCAACGCCGGTCAGGACTGCACCGCGGCCACCCGGGTACTGGCGCACGCCGGCATCGCCGAGGAGCTGATCGCAGCGCTGGCCGAACAGGCCAAGGGCGCGGCCACCACCTTCGGCCGGGCGGCCGACGATGAGGACGCCTGGGTGCCCCCAGTCAACAACCTCAACCAGCTCGACCGGGTGCTCGGCTTCCTGTCCGACGTGCCGTCGCACGCCACGGTTGCGGCCGGCGGAAACCGTCAGGGCGACAAGGGTTTCTACATCGAACCGACGGTGATCGGCGGGCTGCTGCAGGACGACCGGCAGGTCCAGGAGGAGATCTTCGGACCGGTGATCACTGTGCAGTCGTTCGCCGACGAGGACGAGGCTCTTCGCTTGGCCAACGGCACCGAGTACGGGCTGGCGTCCTCGGTGTGGACCAGGGACATCTCCCGCGCGATCCGGGTGTCCAATGCGCTGGACTTCGGCTGCGTGTGGATCAACACCCACATCCCGTTGGTCGCCGAAATGCCGCACGGCGGCTACAAGTCCTCAGGGCACGGCAAGGATCTCTCGATGTACGGCTTCGAGGACTACACCCGCATCAAGCACGTGATGGCTTATACCGGCTGA
- a CDS encoding TetR/AcrR family transcriptional regulator — protein MATAMTMRGIQARERLIEAATAELAGPAPFEVAGVARRAGVSAGLPYRYFGTRTGLLVAVVDAFYQRFSDSIALRSYDAPTWAERERQRIADWVHFLYGEPVAAAILAGLGDGELATARSRWQQEMSKIGARNMAQGQRDGEIPADRDPEYLAAATIGGTNAVVAVCLTRDPRPPAPDVIDQLWSFVAGAVGLDPTAKG, from the coding sequence GTGGCGACAGCGATGACGATGCGAGGCATCCAGGCTCGGGAACGGCTGATCGAAGCCGCGACGGCGGAGTTGGCCGGCCCCGCGCCCTTCGAGGTCGCCGGGGTCGCGCGCCGGGCAGGAGTCAGCGCCGGATTGCCCTACCGCTACTTCGGCACCCGCACCGGCCTGCTCGTGGCCGTCGTCGACGCGTTCTACCAACGCTTCTCCGACTCGATCGCCCTTCGCAGCTATGACGCACCGACCTGGGCCGAACGGGAACGGCAACGCATTGCCGACTGGGTGCACTTCCTCTACGGGGAACCGGTGGCTGCCGCGATACTGGCCGGGCTCGGCGACGGCGAGCTGGCCACCGCACGCAGTCGCTGGCAGCAGGAGATGAGCAAGATCGGCGCGCGCAACATGGCCCAAGGGCAACGCGATGGCGAGATCCCTGCCGACCGTGACCCCGAATACCTGGCCGCCGCCACGATCGGCGGCACCAACGCGGTCGTCGCGGTGTGCTTGACCCGCGATCCCCGTCCACCCGCGCCCGACGTGATCGACCAGCTGTGGTCGTTCGTCGCCGGGGCGGTCGGCCTTGATCCAACCGCGAAAGGTTAA
- the car gene encoding carboxylic acid reductase: MPTDTREARFEQRVTDLYATDPQFAAAAPDPAVTAAAAQSGLSLPQVIKIVFDGYADRPAVGQRAVRFVEDPQTHRTTAELMAQFDTITYRELWDRVLAVAGAWSGRAVNTGDRVAILGFTSVDYTTIDLALAQLGAVSVPLQTSAGATQLQPIVAETEPTVIASSIDNLDDAVDLVLAGPAPKLLVVFDFHPEVDDQRESLAAARDRLAGTQVTVTTLADEIAYGASRSIGPAATSEADPLALLIYTSGSTGAPKGAMYPAQKVADMWTAAAAHWDDKQGAYPAIVLSFMPMSHVMGRGALYGTLSAGGTVYFAARPDLSTFLEDLALARPTQLNLVPRVWDMIHQEVQSAIDRQPSDEAEVLADKRTSLLGGRFVSVMTGSAPIAPELKAWVENFADMHLIEGYGSTEAGAVFVDGVVRRPPVTDYKLVDVPELGYFGTDLPHPRGELLVKTTQLFPGYYKRPEVTATMFDEDGFYRTGDIVAEPAPDHLQYVDRRNNVLKLSQGEFVTVSKLEAAFLGSPLVQQIYLYGNSARPYLLAVVVPTTEAAAGHDAAELKALIGESLQDVARTTGLQSYEIPRDFLIETTPFTVENGLLTGIRKLAWPRLKERYGSALEQLYTDLAEGQADELRALRQSGADAPVLVTITRAAGALLGAGAADLQPDAHFTDLGGDSLSALTFANLLNEIFAIEVPVGVIVSPANDLQAIAGYIEAERSSGSKRPTFASVHGAGATEAHASDLTLDRFIDTATLAAAPQLPPASSEIRTVLLTGATGFLGRYLALEWLERMSLVDGTVIALVRARTNEDARRRLDATFDSGDPELLAHYRELAEGHLQVIAGDKGEENLGLDAQTWQRLADTVDLIVDPAALVNHVLPYRELFGPNAVGTAELIRIALTSKVKPFVYVSTIGVGAGITPGQFVEDGDIRSISPTRAVDDSYANGYGNSKWAGEVLLREANDLCGLPVSVFRCDMILADTTYGGQLNLPDMFTRMMLSLVATGVAPASFYELDADGNRQRAHYDGLPVEFIAEAISTLGAQVTEGFETYHVMNPYDDGIGLDEFVDWLVEAGYPIQRINEYGAWLQRFETSMRALPDRQRQYSLLPLLHNYQHPERPVRGSIAPTERFRTAVQDAKIGPDKDIPHVTPEVIVKYVTDLQLLGLL, encoded by the coding sequence ATGCCGACTGATACTCGCGAAGCCCGGTTCGAGCAGCGCGTCACCGATCTCTACGCCACTGATCCGCAGTTCGCGGCCGCCGCGCCTGACCCGGCCGTCACAGCGGCCGCCGCACAATCGGGCCTGAGCCTGCCCCAGGTCATCAAGATCGTCTTCGACGGATACGCCGACCGCCCCGCGGTCGGTCAGCGCGCAGTCCGGTTCGTCGAGGACCCGCAAACCCATCGCACCACTGCCGAATTGATGGCTCAGTTCGACACCATCACCTACCGCGAGCTGTGGGACCGCGTACTGGCGGTCGCGGGCGCCTGGTCCGGCCGCGCCGTCAACACCGGCGACCGGGTGGCCATCCTGGGGTTCACCAGCGTCGACTACACCACCATCGATCTCGCGCTGGCCCAACTGGGTGCGGTGTCTGTGCCGCTGCAGACCAGCGCCGGTGCGACCCAACTGCAACCGATCGTTGCCGAGACAGAACCGACGGTGATCGCATCGAGCATCGACAACCTCGACGACGCCGTCGATCTCGTGCTCGCCGGACCGGCACCGAAGCTGTTGGTGGTTTTCGACTTCCACCCCGAGGTCGACGATCAGCGCGAGTCGCTGGCCGCCGCCCGCGACCGTCTGGCCGGCACGCAGGTCACGGTGACCACCCTTGCTGACGAAATCGCTTATGGCGCCAGCCGTTCCATTGGGCCTGCGGCCACCTCCGAGGCCGATCCGCTGGCCCTGCTGATCTACACCTCCGGCAGCACCGGTGCCCCGAAGGGCGCTATGTACCCAGCCCAGAAGGTCGCCGACATGTGGACGGCCGCGGCTGCGCACTGGGACGACAAGCAGGGCGCCTACCCCGCGATCGTGCTGAGCTTCATGCCGATGAGTCATGTGATGGGCCGCGGCGCGCTCTACGGAACGCTGAGCGCTGGCGGCACAGTCTATTTCGCCGCCCGTCCGGATCTATCGACGTTCCTGGAAGACCTGGCACTGGCCCGCCCCACCCAACTGAACCTGGTTCCGCGGGTGTGGGACATGATCCACCAAGAAGTGCAAAGCGCGATCGACCGGCAGCCGTCTGATGAGGCAGAGGTGTTGGCCGACAAGCGCACCAGCCTGTTGGGCGGCCGGTTCGTATCGGTGATGACTGGCTCTGCACCGATCGCGCCCGAACTCAAAGCCTGGGTCGAGAATTTCGCGGACATGCACCTGATCGAGGGGTACGGCTCCACCGAGGCCGGTGCGGTGTTCGTCGACGGCGTCGTGCGCCGTCCCCCGGTCACCGACTACAAGCTGGTGGACGTTCCCGAACTCGGCTACTTCGGCACCGACCTGCCGCATCCGCGCGGCGAGTTGCTGGTCAAGACGACGCAGCTGTTCCCCGGTTACTACAAGCGACCCGAAGTGACCGCCACGATGTTCGATGAGGACGGCTTCTATCGCACCGGCGATATCGTCGCCGAGCCCGCCCCCGACCACCTGCAGTACGTCGACCGGCGCAACAACGTCCTCAAGCTCTCCCAGGGCGAGTTCGTCACGGTGTCGAAGCTGGAAGCCGCATTCCTGGGCAGCCCGCTGGTGCAGCAGATCTACCTGTACGGCAACAGCGCCCGGCCCTACCTGCTGGCCGTCGTGGTGCCCACCACTGAAGCAGCGGCCGGACACGACGCGGCGGAGCTCAAGGCCCTGATCGGCGAATCACTGCAGGACGTGGCCCGCACCACCGGGTTGCAGTCCTACGAGATCCCACGCGATTTCCTCATCGAGACAACGCCTTTCACCGTCGAGAACGGCCTGCTGACCGGTATCCGCAAGCTGGCGTGGCCCCGCCTGAAAGAACGCTACGGCTCTGCGCTGGAACAGCTCTACACCGATCTGGCCGAAGGCCAGGCCGACGAGCTGCGTGCACTTCGGCAGAGCGGCGCCGACGCTCCGGTGCTGGTGACCATCACCCGCGCCGCCGGCGCACTGTTGGGCGCCGGGGCCGCAGACCTGCAACCCGACGCGCACTTCACCGACCTGGGTGGAGATTCGCTCTCGGCGCTGACCTTCGCCAACCTGCTCAACGAGATCTTCGCGATCGAGGTGCCGGTGGGCGTCATCGTCAGCCCGGCCAACGACCTACAGGCCATCGCCGGCTACATCGAGGCCGAGCGGAGTTCGGGCAGCAAGCGGCCGACCTTCGCCTCCGTTCACGGTGCCGGCGCCACCGAGGCGCACGCCAGTGATCTGACACTGGACCGCTTCATCGATACCGCGACACTGGCCGCCGCGCCGCAACTCCCCCCGGCGAGCAGCGAGATCCGCACCGTACTACTCACCGGCGCAACCGGATTCCTGGGTCGCTACCTCGCCCTGGAATGGCTGGAGCGAATGAGCCTGGTCGACGGCACGGTGATCGCCCTGGTGCGCGCCCGCACCAACGAGGATGCCCGCCGCCGACTGGATGCGACGTTCGACAGCGGCGATCCCGAGCTGCTGGCGCATTATCGCGAACTGGCCGAAGGGCATCTCCAGGTCATCGCCGGTGACAAGGGCGAGGAGAACCTCGGGCTCGACGCCCAGACCTGGCAGCGGCTGGCCGACACCGTCGATCTGATCGTCGATCCCGCCGCCCTGGTCAACCACGTGCTTCCGTACCGGGAATTGTTCGGCCCCAACGCTGTTGGTACCGCGGAACTGATCCGGATCGCGCTGACCAGCAAGGTGAAGCCGTTCGTGTATGTCTCGACGATCGGCGTCGGTGCCGGTATCACGCCGGGGCAGTTCGTCGAGGACGGCGATATCCGCTCAATCAGCCCGACCCGGGCGGTGGACGACTCCTACGCCAATGGTTACGGCAACAGCAAGTGGGCCGGCGAAGTTCTGCTGCGCGAGGCCAACGACCTGTGCGGCCTTCCGGTCTCGGTGTTCCGCTGCGACATGATCCTGGCCGACACTACCTACGGCGGCCAGCTCAACCTGCCCGATATGTTCACCCGGATGATGCTGAGCCTGGTGGCGACCGGGGTCGCGCCGGCCTCGTTCTACGAGCTCGACGCCGATGGCAACCGCCAGCGTGCCCACTATGACGGCCTGCCGGTGGAATTCATCGCCGAGGCGATCTCCACGCTGGGTGCTCAGGTCACCGAAGGATTCGAGACGTATCACGTGATGAACCCCTACGACGACGGCATCGGGCTCGACGAGTTCGTCGACTGGCTGGTCGAGGCCGGCTACCCGATCCAGCGGATCAACGAGTACGGCGCGTGGTTGCAGCGGTTCGAAACCTCGATGCGGGCACTGCCGGACCGCCAGCGCCAGTACTCGCTCCTACCGTTGCTGCATAACTACCAGCATCCGGAGCGGCCCGTCCGCGGATCGATCGCGCCGACCGAGCGGTTCCGCACTGCGGTTCAAGACGCGAAAATCGGTCCGGACAAAGATATTCCGCACGTCACACCGGAGGTCATCGTCAAGTACGTGACCGATCTACAGCTCCTCGGCCTGCTGTAG
- the ruvB gene encoding Holliday junction branch migration DNA helicase RuvB — MSRFDADDEDAELERDVSPALTVGEGDIDASLRPRSLREFIGQPRVREQLQLVLEGAKNRGGTPDHILLSGPPGLGKTSLAMIIAAELGTSLRVTSGPALERAGDLAAMLSNLVEHDVLFIDEIHRIARPAEEMLYLAMEDFRVDVVVGKGPGATSIPLEVAPFTLVGATTRSGALTGPLRDRFGFTAHMDFYEPAELERVLARSGGILGIEVGAEAGAEIARRSRGTPRIANRLLRRVRDYAEVRADGVITRDIAKAALAVYDVDELGLDRLDRAVLTALTKSFGGGPVGVSTLAVAVGEEATTVEEVCEPFLVRAGMIARTPRGRVATPLAWTHLGMVPPPRASGLGQSGLFE; from the coding sequence GTGAGCCGGTTCGACGCCGACGACGAGGACGCGGAACTAGAGCGGGACGTCTCGCCGGCGCTGACCGTCGGCGAAGGCGATATCGATGCCAGCCTGCGACCGCGCTCGCTGCGCGAATTCATCGGCCAGCCACGAGTGCGCGAACAGCTGCAGCTGGTCCTGGAGGGCGCCAAGAATCGCGGCGGCACACCGGATCACATCCTGCTGTCCGGTCCACCGGGACTGGGCAAGACGTCGCTGGCGATGATCATCGCCGCTGAACTGGGCACCTCGCTGCGCGTCACCTCCGGACCTGCCCTGGAACGGGCCGGCGATCTGGCTGCGATGCTGTCGAACCTCGTCGAGCACGATGTGCTGTTCATCGACGAGATCCACCGCATCGCCCGGCCCGCCGAGGAGATGCTGTACCTGGCCATGGAGGACTTCCGCGTCGACGTCGTCGTCGGCAAAGGCCCTGGGGCGACGTCGATTCCGCTCGAAGTCGCCCCCTTCACGCTGGTGGGTGCCACCACCCGGTCGGGCGCACTGACCGGGCCGCTGCGCGACCGCTTCGGGTTCACCGCACACATGGACTTCTACGAGCCCGCCGAGTTGGAGCGAGTGCTGGCCCGCTCGGGGGGCATCCTCGGCATTGAAGTGGGAGCCGAGGCCGGTGCCGAGATCGCGCGCCGATCGCGGGGCACGCCGCGTATCGCCAACCGGCTGTTGCGGCGCGTGCGCGACTACGCCGAGGTGCGTGCCGACGGGGTCATCACCCGCGATATCGCCAAGGCGGCGCTGGCTGTTTACGACGTCGACGAACTCGGCCTGGACCGGCTCGACCGCGCAGTGCTCACTGCGTTGACCAAGAGTTTCGGCGGCGGCCCGGTCGGGGTGTCCACCCTGGCCGTCGCGGTGGGGGAGGAAGCCACCACAGTCGAGGAGGTGTGCGAGCCATTCCTGGTCCGCGCGGGCATGATCGCGCGGACTCCCCGCGGCCGGGTGGCGACGCCGCTAGCCTGGACCCACCTCGGCATGGTGCCACCGCCGCGGGCCAGCGGACTCGGTCAGTCCGGCCTTTTCGAATAA
- the ruvA gene encoding Holliday junction branch migration protein RuvA: MIASVRGEVLDIALDHVVIEAAGVGYKVMVTPATLATLRRGTEARLITAMIVREDSQTLYGFADSDARDLFLTLLGVSGVGPKIALATLAVYDATALRQALADGDVTALTRVPGIGKRGAERMVLELRDKIGAVSGGAGLAAATGHAVRAPVVEALVGLGFAAKQAEEACDKVLAGDPDATTQSALRAALSLLGKTK; this comes from the coding sequence ATGATCGCCTCGGTGCGCGGGGAAGTCCTCGACATCGCCCTCGATCACGTCGTCATCGAGGCCGCCGGCGTCGGCTACAAGGTGATGGTCACCCCTGCCACGCTGGCGACGCTGCGGCGCGGCACCGAGGCCCGGCTGATCACAGCGATGATCGTGCGCGAGGACTCCCAGACGCTTTACGGCTTCGCCGACTCCGATGCGCGCGACCTGTTCTTGACGCTGCTCGGGGTGTCCGGGGTCGGGCCGAAGATCGCGCTGGCGACGCTGGCCGTTTACGACGCGACCGCGCTGCGCCAGGCACTGGCCGACGGTGACGTGACCGCCTTGACGCGGGTACCCGGCATCGGCAAACGTGGTGCCGAACGGATGGTGCTGGAATTGCGGGACAAGATCGGCGCGGTCTCCGGCGGTGCGGGTCTGGCCGCGGCCACCGGTCATGCGGTGCGGGCGCCAGTGGTCGAAGCCCTTGTCGGACTTGGTTTTGCGGCCAAACAGGCCGAGGAGGCATGCGACAAGGTGCTCGCCGGTGACCCGGATGCGACCACCCAGAGTGCGCTGCGCGCGGCGCTGTCACTGCTGGGGAAGACCAAGTGA
- a CDS encoding GGDEF domain-containing protein, with protein MAASIRQWWRQPDQYNWLSEYLVSRQLQRFTRVMIASIAAILGLVPIVMLFSPSGPQGELHRSAAIMISVVCVGGACIWVAGWPSQRQSTLFALGGNACVTLACLIAGSPVTGLLACTTFAPLAGYVALFHSSRLLAATLANAALATAIAAARVADDGDIALAAGHVVGVAIAVLAVPFAGQVLLHLLTLDALMSHTDPLTGLRNRRGYYQLAARLVAAADRSESRWLAVIMIDLDGFKQINDRHGHGFGDAVLIAVADNLRRASAMNSVVARLGGEEFLIAELTEPGDPTASAERLRAAVAAAPGGVTASVGMATLDLTDIDERPVATTIAKLADTADAAMYEAKRAGGNQVRYRTAMGNHS; from the coding sequence ATGGCGGCGTCGATCCGGCAGTGGTGGCGTCAGCCCGATCAGTACAACTGGCTGTCCGAATACCTTGTGTCGCGCCAACTGCAGCGCTTCACCCGCGTCATGATCGCATCGATCGCCGCGATACTCGGCTTGGTGCCGATCGTGATGCTGTTCAGCCCGTCGGGCCCCCAAGGTGAGCTGCACCGGTCCGCGGCCATCATGATCTCGGTGGTGTGTGTCGGCGGGGCCTGCATCTGGGTGGCCGGCTGGCCGAGCCAACGCCAATCGACGCTGTTCGCCCTCGGCGGCAATGCGTGCGTGACCCTCGCCTGCCTGATCGCCGGGAGCCCGGTCACCGGTCTGCTGGCGTGCACCACCTTCGCACCGCTGGCCGGGTACGTGGCCTTGTTCCACTCCAGCCGGCTGCTGGCGGCGACGCTGGCCAACGCGGCCCTGGCCACCGCGATCGCCGCCGCACGGGTGGCCGATGACGGCGATATCGCGCTGGCGGCCGGCCACGTGGTGGGCGTGGCGATCGCGGTGCTGGCGGTTCCGTTCGCCGGTCAGGTGCTGCTGCACTTGTTGACCCTCGATGCGCTGATGTCGCATACCGATCCGCTGACCGGTCTGCGTAACCGGCGCGGTTACTACCAGTTGGCCGCGCGGCTGGTCGCCGCGGCGGATCGATCAGAGTCACGATGGCTGGCCGTGATCATGATCGACCTGGACGGGTTCAAGCAGATCAACGATCGTCACGGCCACGGCTTTGGCGACGCCGTTCTGATCGCGGTCGCCGACAATCTGCGGCGGGCCAGCGCGATGAACTCGGTCGTGGCCCGCCTCGGCGGCGAGGAGTTCCTGATCGCCGAACTGACCGAGCCGGGCGACCCTACCGCCAGTGCCGAGCGCCTGCGTGCGGCCGTCGCGGCCGCGCCGGGTGGCGTGACCGCCAGCGTTGGTATGGCGACGCTGGACCTGACCGACATCGACGAGCGGCCGGTCGCCACGACGATCGCGAAGTTGGCGGACACCGCCGATGCCGCGATGTACGAGGCCAAACGAGCGGGCGGCAACCAGGTTCGCTACCGCACTGCTATGGGCAACCACAGCTGA
- a CDS encoding phytanoyl-CoA dioxygenase family protein, with protein sequence MSRNDVRVEKVEDLYADIAGTYRSTATTSASGVPNCIESDLATLERDGYLVIEGLLSPQACQDIAATVDPLLGPVGRNVFEGLHTQRAYSLLTKTRICDTLVQHPRVLALLDRLLMPNYLLSQLQAIRIGPEETAQFLHFDDGMYPVPRPRPSLSAATIWAITDFTADNGATVVIPGSHHWGDDRKPTDTDEHVSVVMPAGSVVFFVGTLWHGGGANHTADQSRLGVTAQYCEPWLRPQEAFTLSTPPATVRTVSEDIRRMLGYSIHPPFMGMVDGMHPKRILEIR encoded by the coding sequence ATATCCCGCAACGATGTTCGTGTTGAGAAGGTCGAGGATCTCTATGCCGACATCGCCGGGACATACCGATCGACCGCCACTACATCCGCGTCGGGCGTACCCAACTGCATCGAGTCCGACCTGGCGACGCTCGAGCGCGACGGATACCTCGTCATCGAAGGCCTGCTCTCGCCCCAGGCGTGCCAGGACATCGCCGCGACGGTGGACCCGCTGCTGGGGCCGGTCGGCCGAAATGTCTTCGAGGGCCTGCATACTCAGCGGGCCTACAGCCTGCTGACCAAGACCCGCATCTGCGACACCCTGGTCCAGCATCCGCGGGTGCTGGCACTGCTGGATCGGCTGTTGATGCCCAACTATCTACTGTCTCAGCTGCAGGCCATCAGGATCGGACCTGAGGAAACCGCGCAGTTCCTGCATTTCGATGACGGCATGTATCCGGTGCCGCGCCCGCGTCCGTCGTTGAGCGCGGCCACCATCTGGGCGATCACCGACTTCACTGCGGACAACGGCGCCACTGTGGTCATCCCGGGCAGCCACCACTGGGGCGACGACCGTAAGCCCACCGACACCGATGAGCATGTCAGTGTCGTGATGCCGGCCGGGTCGGTGGTGTTCTTCGTCGGCACGCTGTGGCACGGCGGCGGCGCCAACCATACCGCTGACCAGAGTCGGCTCGGCGTCACCGCGCAATACTGTGAGCCCTGGTTGCGCCCCCAAGAGGCCTTCACGCTGTCGACGCCTCCCGCCACGGTGCGGACCGTGTCGGAGGACATTCGCCGCATGCTCGGCTACAGCATCCATCCGCCGTTCATGGGCATGGTCGACGGCATGCACCCCAAGCGAATCCTGGAGATCAGATGA
- a CDS encoding DUF1304 domain-containing protein — MVTAALVFAGLAALLHIYIFTMESLTWTTPRTRAVFGTSAEEAETTKLMALNQGFYNLFLAIVSVVGIVAIILGHNGIGAALVFAGVGSMLAAAVVLLASAPDKARAAITQGAFPLVAVVLLAIAII; from the coding sequence ATGGTCACTGCCGCACTGGTTTTCGCCGGCCTCGCCGCGCTGCTGCATATCTACATCTTCACCATGGAATCACTGACCTGGACGACGCCGCGGACCCGCGCGGTGTTCGGCACCAGCGCCGAGGAAGCCGAGACCACCAAACTGATGGCCCTCAACCAGGGCTTCTACAACCTGTTCCTGGCGATCGTGAGCGTCGTCGGTATTGTCGCAATCATTCTGGGGCACAACGGTATCGGTGCGGCACTGGTGTTCGCCGGCGTCGGATCGATGCTCGCCGCGGCGGTCGTGCTGCTGGCGTCCGCGCCGGACAAGGCGCGCGCCGCCATCACTCAGGGAGCGTTCCCGCTGGTGGCCGTCGTGCTGCTGGCGATCGCCATCATCTGA